The genomic interval TCTTCGTCCATCCCTCCACCTTGCCACCACAGCAAGGATCTTTGCGTGTGATGCCGGACCGGCCGACGGTGGTGGCAGGCGCTCCGACCGGGGCTGCCGGGCGGAGGGAGAGACGCGATGCGGAACGACAGCGGAAGTGAGGTGGCGCCGGTGCGGCGGGCCGCAGCGCCGCCCGGCGCCGCGGTGAAGGTGCGCCGCGGTCCGGTCGCGCCGGCGGTGGTGATTTTGGTGCTGACGCAGTTGATGTTCGTCATGAACACCTCGATCGTTAACGTGGCGCTGCCCGACACCGGCCGTGATCTGGGCTTTTCCAGCGCGGGCCTGTCCTGGGTCGTCACCGCCTACGCGCTGGCCTTCGGCGGCCTGATCCTGCTGACCGGGAAGGTCG from Streptomyces sp. B3I8 carries:
- a CDS encoding MFS transporter; the protein is MRNDSGSEVAPVRRAAAPPGAAVKVRRGPVAPAVVILVLTQLMFVMNTSIVNVALPDTGRDLGFSSAGLSWVVTAYALAFGGLILLTGKVGSMIGPRRALVLGITIHDTALTAQHTR